One genomic region from Streptomyces sp. NBC_00582 encodes:
- a CDS encoding PP2C family protein-serine/threonine phosphatase — MFSPAADVIGSELDLRLTGSHVVHALTPGFCDAASLFLLERWRREEDSHPAAHPAPDAPAEARRLALRVGPGAVEDWEGVLPVGEMVSFPRDTPYGQALVAGHAQILDKVDPYMAERLVTSGDGEARRGDLLRVGSFLVVPLRLRGVPIGLMTCTRMEGRAPFRPGDVAAVEALAAKACVALDNARRYERERRTALAIRDSLPPGPAQKLEGCRIAHGCLPAGKGSVVGGDWYDVLRRPGDRVGLIVGDAMGHGPESAVAMIQLRTALRTLAGLDIPAAELIRRLDALASETPGASFATCVYAEWDARERTCSLVGAGHPPPLLRGPDGRTSPVALTGAGLPLGLGTGTYEPTVLTLPEPALLALYSDGLVESREADIDQEIGRLARALDEAVAEPADSGDPGALAALCDRLLRLPSGTPGADDRTLLLAELTPAAG; from the coding sequence GTGTTCTCCCCCGCGGCCGACGTCATCGGCTCGGAACTCGATCTGCGGCTGACCGGCAGCCATGTCGTGCACGCGCTGACACCCGGATTCTGCGACGCGGCCTCGCTGTTCCTGCTGGAGCGCTGGCGGCGCGAGGAGGACTCCCACCCGGCCGCGCACCCGGCCCCCGACGCGCCCGCGGAGGCCCGTCGGCTGGCGCTGCGGGTGGGGCCCGGGGCCGTCGAGGACTGGGAGGGGGTGCTGCCGGTCGGGGAGATGGTGTCCTTCCCCCGCGACACGCCGTACGGTCAGGCCCTCGTGGCCGGGCACGCCCAGATCCTCGACAAGGTGGACCCGTACATGGCCGAGCGGCTCGTGACCTCGGGGGACGGTGAGGCGCGCCGGGGCGACCTGCTGCGCGTGGGCTCCTTCCTGGTCGTCCCGCTGCGGCTGCGGGGCGTCCCGATCGGTCTCATGACGTGCACCCGGATGGAGGGGCGGGCGCCGTTCCGGCCCGGCGACGTGGCCGCCGTGGAGGCGCTGGCCGCCAAGGCCTGCGTGGCCCTGGACAACGCGCGCCGCTACGAGCGCGAGCGCCGCACCGCCCTCGCCATCCGCGACAGCCTGCCGCCGGGTCCGGCGCAGAAGCTCGAAGGGTGCCGGATAGCGCACGGCTGTCTCCCCGCGGGGAAGGGCAGCGTGGTCGGCGGCGACTGGTACGACGTGCTGCGGCGGCCGGGCGACCGGGTCGGTCTGATCGTCGGGGACGCGATGGGGCACGGCCCGGAGTCGGCCGTGGCGATGATCCAGCTGCGCACGGCCCTGCGCACCCTGGCGGGGCTGGACATCCCGGCGGCCGAGCTCATACGGCGGCTCGACGCGCTCGCCAGTGAGACACCCGGGGCCTCCTTCGCGACCTGTGTGTACGCCGAGTGGGACGCGCGGGAGCGGACCTGTTCCCTGGTGGGGGCGGGGCATCCGCCGCCGCTGCTGCGCGGCCCTGACGGGCGCACCTCCCCGGTGGCCCTGACCGGCGCGGGTCTGCCGCTCGGCCTCGGCACGGGCACCTATGAGCCGACGGTGCTCACCCTGCCGGAGCCGGCGCTGCTCGCGCTGTACAGCGACGGTCTGGTGGAGTCCCGCGAGGCCGACATAGACCAGGAGATCGGGCGGCTGGCGCGGGCCCTGGACGAGGCCGTCGCCGAGCCCGCCGACAGCGGCGACCCGGGTGCGCTGGCCGCCCTGTGCGACCGGCTCCTGCGTCTGCCGTCGGGCACTCCCGGCGCCGACGACCGCACCCTGCTGCTGGCCGAACTGACCCCGGCCGCGGGCTGA